One genomic window of Candidatus Neomarinimicrobiota bacterium includes the following:
- a CDS encoding GTP-binding protein: MAKQKFERTKPHVNVGTIGHVDHGKTTLTAAITQVLAAKG, encoded by the coding sequence ATGGCAAAACAAAAATTTGAACGTACCAAACCACACGTGAACGTCGGAACGATCGGTCACGTTGATCATGGTAAAACCACATTAACAGCAGCAATCACTCAGGTGTTGGCAGCTAAGGGCTT